The genomic region AGGTTTGCGTAGACATAGCTGACGCCGAAGGCCCGCGAGCCCTCGAGCACGAAGCGATGCCGAACCTCCGCTTTGCCAAAGGCGAAATGGCTGGCGCTCGGGTTGAGGATCACATCCACACCGCGCAGAGCCAGCTCGCCGCCGGGACGATTGGCGACCCAGGCGTCCTCGCAGATCTCGAAGCCGATCTTGATTCCGCCGACGTCAAAGTAGATGTCCCCCAGCGGATAGGACCTCTTGCCGATGGCGAGATCGGCGCGGCGGCCGATCGGCCAGGGCTTGAACCAGCGCGGCTCATAATGGATTCCGTCGCCGGCCAGAAACCGCTTGGCCGTGAAGCCGAGGATCTTGCCGTCGGCCACGAGCGCGGCTGTGTTGTAGAGCGCGCTGTTGTGTGGCACCGGCAAACCGAGCGAGACGACGATCCCCGCCGTGCTCGGTACGATCGCTTCGAGCATTTCCCAGGCGGTGCGCTGGACGGCGGGCGAGAGAAAAGCGTCTTCGCAGCCGTATCCGCTGATGCACAGCTCCGGCAAACAGAGCACGCTCACCCGCTCGCGCCGCGCCGCCTCGATGGCGGCCAGAATGTGCGCTTTATTCGACTCCCAGGCCAACGGGGTCTGATTCAGTACGGCGGCACCAACCTTAAGCAACTGCATTTTCGGCCACTTATTCGTTCAAGAACGTGCGCACCGCGCTTTCAAGTTCACGCACTTTGTTCTGAACCACGTCCCAAAGAATATCCGAATCGATGCGGAAATACTCGTGGGCGACTATATCTCGCATTCCAGCAATGCTTGACCAGTCAATGGTCGGCATCTGGGCGCGAATCTCGTCGGGCAATCGTTTGACGGCGATTCCGATGATTTCGAGATTCCGAACGACCGCATCGGATGTGCGGTCATCCGAGAGAAACGATTGTTGGGTCATGCCGGCCGTATAACGCCCGATCTTTTCGCAAGATTGCAAAACGTCTTGAAGATAAAGTTGCCAGTCACGAGACATATACGGCTTCCTGCTCGATTTGAGGGCGCATCTCGGGGCGCAGCGAGTTCAGCGTGACAAGATCTACGTGAACACCGCAAAGCCTCTCTAAATACGACTTGAGCTGCATGAACGGATCGAATCGCGCGCGGCCTTCGAACGCCACGAGAATATCCAAGTCGCTGTCGGGGCGCGCTTCATCGCGGGCGACAGAGCCGAAAACGGCCAATGCCTTCACTCCGAACTGCCGCGCAATATCCTCGCGGTGCGTGTTCAATACGTTGAGAGCATCTTGTCGTTTCATAAATTCCTTCAAGGATTGAGCCGTTTACGGAACACAACCAGATCATCGCCATCGGCATAGAAATCGGGCAGCACGTAGCCCCGCTCGTAGCTGTGCTTGACATAAAACTTCCGCGTTAAATCATAGTGCGGCAAGGACGAGGTCTCGATGAATAGAATTCGGCCGTTGCTGGCGCGGATGTCGTCCTCGACGTGCTTGAGCAGCTTGCCGCCGATGCCGCGGGCCTGCGTGTGCCGCGTCACCGCGATCCAGTAGAGATACCAGGAGCGATCGGTCATCGCCGCGGGGGCATAGTAGGCGAAGCCGAGAATCTGGCCGGCTTGGTCGAATGTGATCGCCCGATGCCCGTGCGCCTGATTGGCCGCGTGATAGTCGTCGAGCACCTCCCGCAGGGCCTGAATTTCCATCGGCTTGAAAACGCCGGTGGCTTCGGCCAGATCGATCAAGGCCAGGCTGTCGGCCGGCAGAGTGGGACGGATCATGGACGGCTCACGGGTTGGTCTCGCAACGGCGGCTTGCCAGCGCGGGCCGCTTTGGTAAGCTGCTCGTACCCAAAACATCGGCAAACCCTCATTCTACGCTACACCACGCGGAACCTGCCATGCCGAACGATGGATGGAAACAGCTTCTGGCCGGCGCCGCGGCGCTGGAGGCGGCGGGCAAGTATCCGATCGCGGCCTACTCTGAATTCATGCCGCCGCCGCGGCTGGGGATCAAGGCCTATGGCGGCGTCGATTCGCAATTGTGCCACGAAGCCGATCCTTGGGGCTGGCATGTCACGGAATACGAGGAGGCATTCGAGCTGCAGCCGGGCTTGGAGTTGTTGGCCCGCGAGCTGTTGCACGTAGCGCACCATCTTGGCCGCCGCGAGCCGGCACACGGCATCGCGGCGGCCAAATTGAAGGACAATCCCTACTGGCCGGTCGAACTGCACGACGCCGGCGCGCCGGACCAAGAGCGCTACCTGCTGCTCACTCCGCTGGCACTCTCGCGCACCCAGGACGACAAAGGGCGAGTACGCTGGACGCTCTTCGGATCGAGCGAGCAAGGCCCCGGCCGCGCGTTCTGGCGGAGCTTCTTTCTCTCTCCGAAGGAAGAGCTGCCGAACCACGCGGGCCCCGATTTTGTCC from Pirellulales bacterium harbors:
- a CDS encoding DUF86 domain-containing protein, with protein sequence MSRDWQLYLQDVLQSCEKIGRYTAGMTQQSFLSDDRTSDAVVRNLEIIGIAVKRLPDEIRAQMPTIDWSSIAGMRDIVAHEYFRIDSDILWDVVQNKVRELESAVRTFLNE
- a CDS encoding nucleotidyltransferase family protein, giving the protein MKRQDALNVLNTHREDIARQFGVKALAVFGSVARDEARPDSDLDILVAFEGRARFDPFMQLKSYLERLCGVHVDLVTLNSLRPEMRPQIEQEAVYVS
- a CDS encoding GNAT family N-acetyltransferase; protein product: MIRPTLPADSLALIDLAEATGVFKPMEIQALREVLDDYHAANQAHGHRAITFDQAGQILGFAYYAPAAMTDRSWYLYWIAVTRHTQARGIGGKLLKHVEDDIRASNGRILFIETSSLPHYDLTRKFYVKHSYERGYVLPDFYADGDDLVVFRKRLNP